The following is a genomic window from Pirellulaceae bacterium.
TGTCTTGGGTACTATCAATGACCTCTCGTGTTCCCGTCTTTGATCCTGCTTCGCCACAGGCCCAAGCCATCAATGATCTTTTTGTTCAGGTTTTATTAATTAGCGCCGGAATCTTCATGATTGTGGCGGGCTTAATCTGCATTGCGGTTTGGCGTTTCCGCACGAACAAGTCTTTGCCTGAACAGGACTTTGGTAGTGAGCGCAAGGAAATCGCTTGGCTGGTCGGCCCCGTGATCATTGTGCTTTGGATTGCTGCCATCAGCGCAAAACTGATTTTGACATTGAATGCCGTACCCAAAGCCCATCCAACGGCGGAAGGTGCAGCGGATCTGATCGTGACTGGACATCAATGGTGGTGGGAGGTGCAATATTCGGGCACGAATATTGTGGGTGCCAATGAAGTGCACATTCCGATCAATAAAAAATTGCGAGTCAAATTGCAATCCGCGGACGTGATTCATTGCTTCTGGGTACCGCGCCTTGCGCGGAAGATGGATGCGATTCCTGGACGTGAAAACTACATTTGGCTGGAGGCGGATGAAGAGGGCATTTATCAGGGACGTTGTGCCGAATTCTGCGGCCACCAACATGCTTGGATGAATTTCAAAGTCTACGCGCACACGGCCGAACGTTATCAAAAGTGGCAACAGGGTCATGAAGTGACCCCGCCCGCCCCAACGGAAACGCCAGCGGTAGCCGGCAAGACCTTGTTTTTGACGCTGACTTGCAATAAGTGCCACACGATCGCTGGCACCCCTGCCAAGGCGATGATCGGTCCTGATTTAACCCATCTCGCCTCGCGGAAGGAATTGGGAGGCGGTGTGCTAAAAAATACGCCAGAAAATTTGCGGAGCTGGTTAAAAGATCCGCAAACACACAAACCAGGTTGCAAAATGCCAAATTTCAAATTGACGGACGAACATCTCGATCAACTTGTCGCCTATCTGGAGACATGTAAGTGAGCTCGTCCCACCAGAACTCCGACGCTTCATCACCTGCTTCCAGCGGCCGCATGCTGTCATGGTTTAGCACGGTTGATCACAAGCGCATCGGTATTTTGTACATTTCGACGGCTTTGGTATTCCTCGGCGTGGGTGGATTCGAAGCCTTGTTGATGCGATTCCAATTAATCGTGCCCAAGAATGACTTCATATCGCCAGAGTTTTTCAACCAGCTCTTCACGATGCACGGCACCACGATGGTCTTTCTCGTGGGCATGCCGATGCTGGTCGGCTTTGCAAATTACTTTGTGCCCTTAATGATTGGCGCTCGGGATGTGGCCTTTCCGCGGCTCAACGCCATGAGCTACTGGTTGTTCCCAAGTGGCGGATTACTCTTGTACTACAGTTTTTTCACGGGACAGGCGCCGGATGCTGGCTGGTTCAGTTATGCACCCTTGTCGACGAAACCGTACAACTTAATGCAGGCACAGGACTACTGGATCATTGGGCTCGCCTGCCTTGGCGTCGGCTCGATCGCCACATCCATCAATATTTTGGTCACGGTACTTAATTGTCGAGCACCGGGCATGAGCGTGCAGCGAGTGCCGCTGTTTGTCTGGATGGCGATGATGACAGCCATCTTGACCATCCTCGCAATCCCGGCCTTGAATGCGGCTTTAGCCATGCTTTTGATCGATCGCTGGCTAGGGGCTGCGTTTTTCGAGCCCGCACGGGGCGGTTCCGCCGTTCTTTGGCAACATTATTTCTGGGTGTTTGGTCACCCAGAGGTCTACATCTTAATCCTGCCGGCATTTGGGATGATTTCGGAGGTCATTCCGGTTTTTTCCCGCAAACCGATTTATGGTTACGTGTTTGTTGCCGGATCGGCAGCCGTCATCGTGCTCCTCAGCTATACCGTGTGGGCGCATCACATGTTCGCGGTAGGACTCGGGATGGGAGCCGACATCTTTTTCGCTGTCGGGACCCTTCTGATCGCCCTTCCAACGGGCATTAAGATTTTCAATTGGACCGCCACCATGTGGGGAGGCTCCATCCAGTTGACAACCTCCATGATGTTTGCCGTCGCATTTTTGATCGAGTTCGTGATCGGCGGTTTAACAGGCGTGATGTTTGCTGCAGTTCCAATCGATTGGCAGCTCACCGACACCTACTTCGTCGTTGCTCACTTTCATTATGTGCTGATCGGCGGCACGGTTTTTGGTCTTTTTTCGGCAGGCTACTACTGGTTTCCCAAGATGACCGGCCGAATGTTGAATGAACGACTGGGGAAAATTCAATTCTGGCTCTGGGTTGTCGGCTTCAACGCCACCTTCATGGTGCAACATTTTCTCGGCGTCATGGGGATGCCAAGACGTGTCTATACCTACGCAGACAATTGGGGTTGGGCCCTGCTAAACGCGGTAGCGACGGTGGGCGCCGTACTGATGGCTTTCGGCACTCTCGTTCTGCTGTGGAACATCTTCATCAGCCTTCGCTCCGGTGCTGTCGCCGGCGACAATCCATGGGGCGGTTACACGCTCGAGTGGGGCACGACATCACCTCCTCCGCCAGAGAATTTCAGCTCGCTACCCGAGATCAAAAGTCGTCGCCCGGTCTGGGATAGGGACCACCCCGAGTTAGCTGATTGGAAATCGGCTCCCACCACCGAGGACAAGGGTTCGCGACCGAATTCCTACATTCTCTGCGCCGGATCGTTCGTGGCATCCGAAGTGGTATTTTTCATCCTGCTGCTAGTATCCTATGTGGTCTTTAATAGTCGTGAGCCTGACGGCCCGACGGCTGCGAGCTCCTTGAACGTGATGCGAACCGGCATCTTCACCTGTTTTTTGTTAGCCAGCAGCGTGACCTTTTGGTTGGCTGAACGAAACCTACGTGCCGATCGGCAGGCCGGCTTTCGCAAGTGGCTGCTGATCACGATCCTGTTGGGCGCCACCTTCATCCTTGGACAGGCCTGGGAATACACCGGGCTGATCATGAATGGAATTACTATCAATCGAAACCTGTTTGCATCAACGTTCTTCACCGTAACAGGCTTCCATGGTTTGCATGTTTTGGCTGGTCTCGTGGCTCTTTCCATCCTGCTAATTTTGGCAAGTCGTGCATACTTCACACCGAAGAATTCCTCGGTCGTTACCGCCGTTGGCGTCTATTGGCATTTTGTGGATGTCGTGTGGATCGCCGTCTTCAGCATCATCTACCTCGGATTCCTCCAACAATGACTCTGCTCAACGAAACGTTATGGAATTGGTCTTCACCTGTCTGGTTAACAGCCGGTGTTTTGAGCGCGCTTTACGTTTTATTTCTGATGCGGGATTTCTGGAGAACCTGTTGGTTTGCTTGCGGAACCATCGCCTTGGTGTTTGCCTTTATTTCTCCCTTGGGTGTCTTGGCTGACGGCTATCTGTTCAGTGCTCACATGCTGCAGCACTTGCTCCTTTTACTGATAGTCCCCTTATGCTGGACCCTGAGTCTTCCCGATACGAGTGAACTGCCGTGGCTCGACCAAAAACGTTTTGCCCCACTGTTCCGCATCCTCGCGATACCGACGGTGGGTTGGATCTCCGGCTTGGGAGTCATGTGGTTTTGGCACGTTCCATCGCTCTGTAGCGCCGCGACCGAATCCCCATTCATTGGCGTAATCCGCAGCACCATGTTTTTAGCCGCCGGCATGGCGTTCTGGTGGCCCGTCTACTCACCCGTTCGCCGAACACGATTGCCAGCCCCGGTGGGAATTGTCTACCTGTTTACCGCCTGTTTAGGCTGCACTTTACTCGGCATTTATATCACCTTTACGCCATTGAGCGTCTGTCCTGCTTTCGCGAACCCGATCGACCGCATTGGCATTCTGAACATGCTTTATGACAAAGGGTTTACTCCCTCCGTCGACCAACAATTAGCCGGTCTATTGATGTGGGTCCCACCGTGCAGCTTATACATCGCAGCGATACTCAGCTTGCTTCGGCGTTGGTATGCCGAAGCACCGAGTCTTTCCGAAGTCAGCCCGTCGACAAGGACCTCCCGACCATGAATCCGTCCGGCCCTACCAAGAAAGCGCCCCTTGCAGCTGAATCGACTGAATCGACTGAATCGGCTCCAGCGCCTTCCTATGCACCGGCAGGGATGGCGATGGGCATCATCATGCTGATGTGGGGCATCCTGACGCACTGGCTGATGTCTGCAGTGGGCGCGAGCGTAATGATTTGGTCACTCTACGCCTGGATTTATCAACTCAGCGAGGTTCGAGAAAATGAATGATTCAACGGTTCCCCCACCGTGTTCCGGCTCCGATGATGACCGGCGTTCCTTTTTCACCTGGCTCTCAGTTGGGTTATCGGCTTTTATCGGTATGGTCATCACGTTACCGGGCATCGGCTTTGTTTTAGCTCCCGTTTTTCGCCAACCGCCCCGTAAATGGCGATCGGTAGGCAAGGTGGCCGATTTCCCCTTAAACAAAACGATGCTCGTAAACTACGAAGATCCTTCGCCGGAGATTTGGGCAGGGGTGACTGCCAAAACGGGATCATGGGTGCGACGCATCGGCGAAAAACAGTTCATCACCTTTTCGATCAACTGTCGACATTTGGGCTGTCCCGTGCGTTGGGAGGAGGACGCGAACCTTTTCATGTGCCCTTGCCACGGGGGTGTTTATTACCCAGATGGCGAGGTGGCTGCCGGCCCTCCCCCTCAACCCTTGGACCGCTACGAATGGCGAATCCAAGGCGAGGAACTCCAGATTTTGACAGGCCCCATTCCATTGACGACTTTTGAGAAGTCCCTAACCTAACCGGTCTCTATGAAGAATCAGCTGATTAATCTTTGGCGATGGATCGACGACCGCTCGGGATTTTCCGACAATATCGTCCCCATTATGAAACATATCGTGCCCGTTGATGCACGATGGTATTACGTTTTTGGAAGTGCGACGCTGACGGCTTTCATGGTCCAAGTGCTGACTGGCATTTGCCTCGCCATGGTTTATGTTCCCGGTGGGGATGTCGCTTACGAAAGCCTGCAGTACATCACCCACGACGCTTTTTTTGGCAGTATATTGCGAGGCATGCACTATTACGGTGCTACCGCCATGGTAGTGCTTGCGGTCATCCACATGACGCAGGTTTATTTGCATGCTGCCTACAAATACCCGCGTGAGATGAATTGGATGAGCGGGGTGGTGGTGCTATTTGTTGTCCTCGTCATGGCATTCACAGGGCAACTTTTACGTTGGGACGCAAATGGCGTCTGGTCGGTTGCTGTGGCGGCAGAAATGGCTGGCCGCGCTCCGTTTATCGGCCCCACGATTGCGCATTTCATTCTCGGCGGCGAAACAGTGGGTGGCTCCACGCTAACTCGGTTCTATGCTATCCACGTTTTCATTTTGCCAGGCGTGATCATGTCGGGTGTCGCACTCCACCTCTTTCTCGTCTTACGACATGGCATTTCCGAAATGCCCAAAGCGACCGAACCCGTCGAACCAGAAACCTATCGTGAAGATTATGAAAAACGCCTGAAGAAAACCGGCGTGCCGTTCTGGCCCGACGCGGCCTGGCGTGACATGGTTTTTTCGGCGATCCTGGTTACTGTCATGCTGGGCTGTGCCATCATCATCGGCCCTCCCGCCTTAACGACGGCCCCCAATCCGAGCAACATTCAAGCCAACCCGATGCCGGACTGGTATTTCTGGTGGTACTTTGCTGTGCTCTCCATGTTGCCTCCGGAACTCGAAACTTGGATCATTCTCGGCCTCCCCGTGTTGGGCTTCTTACTGATGGTGGGAGTGCCGCTCGTATCGAATCGGGGTCAGCGAGTTCCGTCGAAACGACCCTGGGCAGTTGGGATTGTCATCTTCGGGGCAACCGCGTTGGTGGTCTTGACGATCTACGGTTATCGAAAGCCGTGGAGTCCCGATTTTGGCGTAAAGCCGCTGCCTCCGGCCATCGTGGCCTCGACCGATCCGAAAATCGAACAGGGCGCGCA
Proteins encoded in this region:
- the coxB gene encoding cytochrome c oxidase subunit II → MTSRVPVFDPASPQAQAINDLFVQVLLISAGIFMIVAGLICIAVWRFRTNKSLPEQDFGSERKEIAWLVGPVIIVLWIAAISAKLILTLNAVPKAHPTAEGAADLIVTGHQWWWEVQYSGTNIVGANEVHIPINKKLRVKLQSADVIHCFWVPRLARKMDAIPGRENYIWLEADEEGIYQGRCAEFCGHQHAWMNFKVYAHTAERYQKWQQGHEVTPPAPTETPAVAGKTLFLTLTCNKCHTIAGTPAKAMIGPDLTHLASRKELGGGVLKNTPENLRSWLKDPQTHKPGCKMPNFKLTDEHLDQLVAYLETCK
- the ctaD gene encoding cytochrome c oxidase subunit I; translation: MSSSHQNSDASSPASSGRMLSWFSTVDHKRIGILYISTALVFLGVGGFEALLMRFQLIVPKNDFISPEFFNQLFTMHGTTMVFLVGMPMLVGFANYFVPLMIGARDVAFPRLNAMSYWLFPSGGLLLYYSFFTGQAPDAGWFSYAPLSTKPYNLMQAQDYWIIGLACLGVGSIATSINILVTVLNCRAPGMSVQRVPLFVWMAMMTAILTILAIPALNAALAMLLIDRWLGAAFFEPARGGSAVLWQHYFWVFGHPEVYILILPAFGMISEVIPVFSRKPIYGYVFVAGSAAVIVLLSYTVWAHHMFAVGLGMGADIFFAVGTLLIALPTGIKIFNWTATMWGGSIQLTTSMMFAVAFLIEFVIGGLTGVMFAAVPIDWQLTDTYFVVAHFHYVLIGGTVFGLFSAGYYWFPKMTGRMLNERLGKIQFWLWVVGFNATFMVQHFLGVMGMPRRVYTYADNWGWALLNAVATVGAVLMAFGTLVLLWNIFISLRSGAVAGDNPWGGYTLEWGTTSPPPPENFSSLPEIKSRRPVWDRDHPELADWKSAPTTEDKGSRPNSYILCAGSFVASEVVFFILLLVSYVVFNSREPDGPTAASSLNVMRTGIFTCFLLASSVTFWLAERNLRADRQAGFRKWLLITILLGATFILGQAWEYTGLIMNGITINRNLFASTFFTVTGFHGLHVLAGLVALSILLILASRAYFTPKNSSVVTAVGVYWHFVDVVWIAVFSIIYLGFLQQ
- a CDS encoding cytochrome c oxidase assembly protein → MTLLNETLWNWSSPVWLTAGVLSALYVLFLMRDFWRTCWFACGTIALVFAFISPLGVLADGYLFSAHMLQHLLLLLIVPLCWTLSLPDTSELPWLDQKRFAPLFRILAIPTVGWISGLGVMWFWHVPSLCSAATESPFIGVIRSTMFLAAGMAFWWPVYSPVRRTRLPAPVGIVYLFTACLGCTLLGIYITFTPLSVCPAFANPIDRIGILNMLYDKGFTPSVDQQLAGLLMWVPPCSLYIAAILSLLRRWYAEAPSLSEVSPSTRTSRP
- a CDS encoding ubiquinol-cytochrome c reductase iron-sulfur subunit: MNDSTVPPPCSGSDDDRRSFFTWLSVGLSAFIGMVITLPGIGFVLAPVFRQPPRKWRSVGKVADFPLNKTMLVNYEDPSPEIWAGVTAKTGSWVRRIGEKQFITFSINCRHLGCPVRWEEDANLFMCPCHGGVYYPDGEVAAGPPPQPLDRYEWRIQGEELQILTGPIPLTTFEKSLT
- a CDS encoding cytochrome b N-terminal domain-containing protein, which produces MKNQLINLWRWIDDRSGFSDNIVPIMKHIVPVDARWYYVFGSATLTAFMVQVLTGICLAMVYVPGGDVAYESLQYITHDAFFGSILRGMHYYGATAMVVLAVIHMTQVYLHAAYKYPREMNWMSGVVVLFVVLVMAFTGQLLRWDANGVWSVAVAAEMAGRAPFIGPTIAHFILGGETVGGSTLTRFYAIHVFILPGVIMSGVALHLFLVLRHGISEMPKATEPVEPETYREDYEKRLKKTGVPFWPDAAWRDMVFSAILVTVMLGCAIIIGPPALTTAPNPSNIQANPMPDWYFWWYFAVLSMLPPELETWIILGLPVLGFLLMVGVPLVSNRGQRVPSKRPWAVGIVIFGATALVVLTIYGYRKPWSPDFGVKPLPPAIVASTDPKIEQGAQLVYKKGCLYCHDIGGQGGHRGPELTYIGDRLSRPDLIIRINNGGYNMPSFAASVTADELTLIVDFLLTRTEHPVTAPADGN